Below is a genomic region from Persicimonas caeni.
AGTTCGACTCAACCAGCGCCCTTGACGCATCGCACCGACGCCCTTCGAGAGTAGAGTCGCCAGGAAATCATCGCTGGATTCGACCAACCCCTTGATGCGAGGGCTATCCTGGGCTGCTCGCGCCAACGTCCGCGCGGCCGCGTCTTCGTCGCCGGCACGCTTGTAGGCCAGCGCCAAGGTAATCAGGAACTCCGAGCGCTTATAACTCGAGGCCGCCACAGCCTGACGACTGAGCATCACTGCCTTTTTGGCGTCGCCTCCGTTGAGCGCCAGGTTCAACGCGCGGGCGTTCAGCAATTCGTCGAGCCCGCGCATGCTGCCGCCGCGCAGGCGCTCGTAGTGGTGCGCCATGACATACCAACGCTCGGCGCGCTCGAGCAGACGTGCCTCGACGAAGAGCCGCCCGACCGCCTCGACCCACTGAGATTCGTCGATCAGATGAGGCGCATCCAAGAACCCCGGGACCGTGCGGTCGAAGAAGGCCACGCCCCAGCTTGCCTTATCGGCGGTCAGCACCGCGTTAAGCGCCAGGTGCAGCGGGTGGCTCCACGACTTGCCCGAGACGCTGGGCAAGCGAATCAGTCGCTCGAGATAAGCCTCGGCGAGGGGCATTTGGTCAGCCTGGAGCGCCACAGAGGCCACCGAGCCGAGTACATTGGCGTCGGCCTGACGCCCCACCAACCCGCGGTCGATATCCTCCTTGGCGCCTTTCTGGCCGCTGGCCAAGCGCCACAAACCACGAGCCAGATATGAGCGACGCAGCTTTCCGCCCTCGGCGAACGCGCGCTCGGCCATCGCACCGCCGAGCTCGAGGTGGCCGGCCAAGGTGTACTCGTACGATAGGCCCGCCGCCTCCAACTCGGGGTTCGCCGCCCGATCAACCGCGAGACGCAGATAGCGTTTGGCATCGTCGTAGCGCCCGATATGCGCGTTGGCATCGGCGAGTTGGTGCAGGGCGTCGGTCGACAACTCTTCGAGGGAAAGTTTGGGAGCGACCACCCGGGCGGTCTCGACGTCGAAGTCGTAGGCGTTCAGCTTGCGCACCAACTCCAAGACGGCAGTGCCCGACGCCGAAAAATCGTCGACGTACTCGCCGATGAGTTGGCGACCCCGCTCGACGTCGCCGGCGCGAAACGCCACCAGGATCTCAGTGCGCCGCACCCGCGGATCCTCAGGCCGCGCCTCGCGATACGGCTCGAGCAACACGTCGGCCACCTGCGGGTCGACCTTCATGACCGTGTAATCGATGGAGTTTTGACCCAGCTTGCGCCCCAGCATGCCGAGTTGACGCCAATACAGGGGCATCAACGCCTCGACCGTCTCGCGGTCGCCGACAGTCGCCGCCGAGACGATGGCCTTTTCGAGAATCTCGCCGGTCTGGTAGGTCTCGGCCGTCTCGCGCGCCACCTGTGCGGCCCGCTGCTCGAAGCCGTGATAGTCGAGCGCCTCGATGAGCGCATCGACCGAGAAGTTGTCGCGGCCCAAATACGTCTTCCAGATGTCCACGATCTTCTCGACGCCCTTCTCGTCTCCCCGGGCGTTGTAGATGCCCAGAAGCTGCCTGAGCAGATACTGCTCGTCGCGCGAACCACGGCGTATGTCGAACTGGCGGCTACCCGGGCGCCCGACCATTGCATCGATCGCGTCGAGGACGAACGCCTCCGCCTCCTCGTAGCGCCCCTCTAGAATCAGATCTTGGGCATGATCGCGGATCTGGTAGCGCGTCCACTGTCGGGCCTCGAATGGGTCGTCGTGCTCGACGGGCTCCGCGTCGTACACCCCTGCCAAACGCTGCGAAAAACTCTCGACGTAACGATGCTCGCGCACCGACTCGGGCAACTCGTCGATCAGGCCGCGCACCTCGGCGACGTAGCCGGACGCCGCCAACAGCGCCATGCCGCTGATGAGTGTATTTCGAAGGTAATGGCGCTCGGTTTTGCCGACTTCGGTGACCTCGTCCGCGGTATGGCGCAGGTACGCGAGCGCGGCCCGCACGCCGCGGCGATGGAGCAAATCGGCCACATATGCCTGCCCGAGCCGGTTGGAGTTGGGATCAATCTGGGCGACGCGCTCGGTAATCGACGAGTAGAGGTCGACTCGGCCAAAACGCATAAAATCGATGATCGGCGGCAGGCTGTGGCGCGAGTACGACGAGCGCATCGAGCCCAACAGCCACTCGGTGACCGAGCGCGAGATCCCCTGCTCGTGGCCTGTCGCCAGTTGGAGCGAGGCGATATGCGACGTGCTCCCGTTGTTCGTGCGCTGCAAGATCCCGAGGGCGCGCTCGGGTTGGCCGTTGTGCAGATAGTAGTCGACCAAGAAGGTGTCGAGGCCACGCTCTTCGGTCTGGAAACGCTGCCCCTCGAGCTTGTCGACGATGGGTGCGAGCCGATCGACCGCGGCGAGTTCATCTGCGTAGGTCATCACCAGACGCCAACCATAACTGACGTCGCCGGCCTGCAGACGCTCCTCGATGAGCGTCGCAATCACCTCGTAGCGTCCGTTGTCCCGCAGGGCACGAAACATCTCGCCCCAATGGGCCCCCTGCTTGGCCATCTGTTTGACCCGCGCGAGAACCGCGTCGGCCTTCTCCCCGCTCAGATGATCGGCCAAGCCTGCCGACGCCTTTTGCTGGGCGAACGGGCTGTTGTCTCGCTGGGAAGCCTCGATCGCCAGGTCCTCACGGCCCACCTTTCTGAAGGCGGCGACCATGTCGTCGTAGACGCGCGCGCCGTAGTGGGTGGTATTCGCTGCACTGAAGAAGTCTTGAATCGCCCCTTCGTAGTGGCCCTGATTGACCAAGAAATTGGCCCGCGCGATCAACGCCGAATAGCTGCGATAACTGCTCGCCTTGCGTACCGCCCGGTCGTAGGCCGTCGCCGCCAGCTTCTCACCGCCGCGATGCTCCAGAAACTCGGCCAACTGCAGCCATTTGTACCCCGAATCGTAGCGGTCATCGTCCAGGTACTCGTTGAACAACTTCCACGCCTCCTGGCGCTTGCCCATATACCACAGGGCTCGGGCGTGATCATATTTGAGGCTCAAGTCGTCGTTGGTCGGCGGCAGTTGCTCGACGCGATCGATATAATGCCTCCACAGCCCACGGTCTTTGAGGCCGCTCAGGTCAATGCGGCGATCGTGCGGGCGCAGATACTGATGCTGCCCCAAAAACTTGGAGTAAAAGTCGGAGGTGAGCTCCAGGAAGTCGTCGATGCGCCCATTCTTGAGGTAAATCCCGCCCAGACCGCTCCCCACGTCCTCGAGAATCTGGCGGTGCACGTGAGCATCGAGTGAGGCATTCTGATGGTACGCGAGCGCCATCTTGTAGAAGCGCTCAGCCTGGTCGTGCTGATTGAAGGCGAAGAACTTCTTGGCGACCGCCAAGATGGCCTGGTTCTTTGCTCGCGTCTCCTGGATGTAGCGGTAGAAGACCTGCTCGGCCGCGTCGGCGCGCCCGCGCTCTAGAAGAAGCTCGGCATAGTCGAACCAGGTGGCCGACTCCTGGGGGTACTGGCTCAGGCAGCGAACCAGCGACTCCTCGGCCAGCTCGGACATATTGCGCTGCTCGAAGAACGCCGACGCCTTCCGATATGCCGAACTGCGCCCGGACGACTGCTCCAGCGCCTTCAGATAGAAGTCGCGCGCCTTGTCACGATGCTTTCGGGCCGAGGCGGCGCTTGCAGACTTCTCCTCGAGGTAGAGCCCGTAGTGCTGCTCACCGGCCAA
It encodes:
- a CDS encoding tetratricopeptide repeat protein, which encodes MTDFRSGHFLVSLAFVSMCSACAGPATQGPATEAERLEKVAQARQDKRDASMRLNMVAAERAEAEGRWNSVYRLSQTMFDADYKKAQSGYLLGKALGHLGNFSEQVIVYRKVRKLESDVVSDSEYLDALVRSLEQVDYSKVDERLELRLEIARLAPDHPSASNALIRSDMLSLADHYYSRRQWDEMLAQLQSLSASPAPDEQTNRYSERRVDFLYGVALWKTGQKSQARQKFEEYLQVGGRYANPVDRLRKVARFYDGEREDALAVELYERSMGLMSSAQTRQNVDLYLDLANRLLATGEPDDRERGKTYLLYYLDLALQDAREHRKDNIYYSVRRVAARYHLQQLSQDITERAVASGSASRYMVERLYKDTLRSGDKKRAQAILENYLNGSERDTAIWYVADWASEAGEYELAYRYMKRALDKHPDRHNWWYDLARIALKVGKKKQAVRALNNYLESDRTNSWDVQSAARFLQQAGMSDEAVEVLDGYRKKHPEDTRTAMYLAEIMVDDGQRDRALKMLLELADSKELSRYQVIDLAHFVSRQFGRNEAFDLYVAAGDQGDDSGYVEAASIAVSNGEMEKYDAVLEKYVDTSSPQFYELERLWYVLQPTEEKTRKVWLLEKMIGAPGNRGGRYRGMLSRMYLEMGKDAKALALWDDAQYRDLRTQLFESIYHEFSGTEMRSRFLEQFHKAYPSGEASAWMLFLAGEQHYGLYLEEKSASAASARKHRDKARDFYLKALEQSSGRSSAYRKASAFFEQRNMSELAEESLVRCLSQYPQESATWFDYAELLLERGRADAAEQVFYRYIQETRAKNQAILAVAKKFFAFNQHDQAERFYKMALAYHQNASLDAHVHRQILEDVGSGLGGIYLKNGRIDDFLELTSDFYSKFLGQHQYLRPHDRRIDLSGLKDRGLWRHYIDRVEQLPPTNDDLSLKYDHARALWYMGKRQEAWKLFNEYLDDDRYDSGYKWLQLAEFLEHRGGEKLAATAYDRAVRKASSYRSYSALIARANFLVNQGHYEGAIQDFFSAANTTHYGARVYDDMVAAFRKVGREDLAIEASQRDNSPFAQQKASAGLADHLSGEKADAVLARVKQMAKQGAHWGEMFRALRDNGRYEVIATLIEERLQAGDVSYGWRLVMTYADELAAVDRLAPIVDKLEGQRFQTEERGLDTFLVDYYLHNGQPERALGILQRTNNGSTSHIASLQLATGHEQGISRSVTEWLLGSMRSSYSRHSLPPIIDFMRFGRVDLYSSITERVAQIDPNSNRLGQAYVADLLHRRGVRAALAYLRHTADEVTEVGKTERHYLRNTLISGMALLAASGYVAEVRGLIDELPESVREHRYVESFSQRLAGVYDAEPVEHDDPFEARQWTRYQIRDHAQDLILEGRYEEAEAFVLDAIDAMVGRPGSRQFDIRRGSRDEQYLLRQLLGIYNARGDEKGVEKIVDIWKTYLGRDNFSVDALIEALDYHGFEQRAAQVARETAETYQTGEILEKAIVSAATVGDRETVEALMPLYWRQLGMLGRKLGQNSIDYTVMKVDPQVADVLLEPYREARPEDPRVRRTEILVAFRAGDVERGRQLIGEYVDDFSASGTAVLELVRKLNAYDFDVETARVVAPKLSLEELSTDALHQLADANAHIGRYDDAKRYLRLAVDRAANPELEAAGLSYEYTLAGHLELGGAMAERAFAEGGKLRRSYLARGLWRLASGQKGAKEDIDRGLVGRQADANVLGSVASVALQADQMPLAEAYLERLIRLPSVSGKSWSHPLHLALNAVLTADKASWGVAFFDRTVPGFLDAPHLIDESQWVEAVGRLFVEARLLERAERWYVMAHHYERLRGGSMRGLDELLNARALNLALNGGDAKKAVMLSRQAVAASSYKRSEFLITLALAYKRAGDEDAAARTLARAAQDSPRIKGLVESSDDFLATLLSKGVGAMRQGRWLSRTLFDQSRIYDSYRYNVSSGRGLGHGLGGSRYRQGQQPIQIYRGNP